The Kordia sp. SMS9 genome window below encodes:
- a CDS encoding aldehyde dehydrogenase: protein MQKILNYINGSYVAPKSNEWIDNYNPSNGEVYGHIPNSSSEDVEAAYQAAKAAFPSWSNTTIEERSRILNNIADLIAENLADLAKAESLDNGKPLSLATQIDIPRATSNFKFFAQAITQFSSEAHESVGLNAMNFTLRQPIGVVGCISPWNLPLYLFTWKIAPALATGNTVVAKPSEITPMTAYLLGEICSKAGLPNGVLNIVHGLGHTTGQAITEHPNIKAISFTGGTATGAHIARTAAPMFKKLSLELGGKNPNIIFADCDYDEMLKITVRSSFANQGQICLCGSRIFVERSIYDKFKTDFVARVKQLKVGNPFAETTKVGALVSKPHLEKVKSYIDIAKEEGGTVLCGGNEVIVAGSENGYYLEPTVIEVQTDQCRVNQEEIFGPVVTMMPFDTEEEVLQMANGVRYGLSATLWTNNLNRTMRMSKQIEAGIVWVNTWLLRDLRTPFGGMKSSGVGREGGLEALRFFTEPKNVCIKYS, encoded by the coding sequence ATGCAAAAGATTCTAAACTATATCAACGGAAGCTATGTAGCACCCAAAAGCAACGAATGGATTGACAACTATAATCCTTCAAACGGCGAAGTGTACGGACACATTCCGAATTCATCTTCAGAAGATGTTGAAGCAGCCTATCAAGCAGCAAAAGCGGCGTTCCCAAGTTGGTCAAACACCACGATTGAAGAACGGAGTCGCATCCTCAACAACATAGCAGATCTCATTGCAGAAAACTTAGCAGACTTAGCAAAGGCAGAATCGTTAGACAATGGAAAACCGCTCAGTCTTGCCACACAAATTGACATTCCAAGAGCTACGAGCAACTTTAAATTCTTTGCACAAGCCATCACACAATTTTCAAGCGAAGCACATGAAAGTGTCGGACTCAACGCGATGAATTTCACTTTGCGTCAACCCATTGGCGTCGTAGGCTGCATTTCTCCATGGAATTTGCCCTTGTATCTTTTTACATGGAAAATCGCACCAGCATTAGCTACTGGAAATACCGTGGTAGCCAAACCGAGTGAAATCACACCGATGACCGCCTATCTTCTCGGAGAAATTTGTAGCAAAGCAGGTTTGCCCAACGGCGTACTAAACATTGTACACGGATTGGGACATACGACGGGACAAGCCATTACAGAACATCCAAACATAAAAGCCATTTCTTTTACGGGCGGAACAGCAACAGGAGCACACATTGCTCGTACTGCAGCTCCTATGTTTAAAAAGCTTTCGCTAGAATTGGGAGGGAAAAATCCAAACATCATCTTTGCAGATTGTGACTATGACGAAATGTTGAAAATTACCGTACGATCTTCCTTTGCGAATCAAGGGCAAATCTGTTTATGCGGATCGCGTATTTTTGTAGAAAGAAGCATCTATGACAAGTTCAAAACGGACTTTGTAGCACGCGTGAAACAACTCAAAGTAGGAAATCCGTTTGCGGAAACCACCAAAGTAGGCGCGTTGGTTTCGAAACCGCATTTAGAAAAAGTAAAATCATACATAGACATCGCGAAAGAAGAAGGTGGAACCGTTTTATGTGGCGGAAATGAAGTTATAGTTGCAGGTTCCGAAAACGGATACTATCTAGAGCCAACAGTCATTGAAGTACAAACGGATCAATGTCGTGTAAATCAAGAAGAAATATTTGGACCTGTTGTGACTATGATGCCATTTGACACAGAAGAAGAAGTATTACAAATGGCAAATGGAGTTCGTTATGGTTTATCAGCGACACTTTGGACAAACAATCTGAATCGTACCATGCGCATGTCCAAACAAATCGAAGCAGGAATTGTTTGGGTAAACACATGGTTATTGCGTGATTTGCGTACACCTTTCGGCGGAATGAAAAGCTCAGGCGTAGGACGTGAAGGTGGACTAGAAGCTTTGCGTTTCTTCACCGAACCTAAAAATGTGTGCATTAAATACTCGTAG
- a CDS encoding C2 family cysteine protease translates to MKPVLIFDTTKQVKKYCDINSNYIHIIDTDNLEETESKVFEWYDSSQNYVTCDNELLLAIINRENLEDNEITIIEDIIGSYLRSKECKILLFSFFKNEVKESSTVKINNQVTDTFLLGNEDESGGLYNENNDKDKFHITQIFLEYLLENYSNYSQIKQNSPLKEFENTFHSLGAIKYYLSKEVLQKNAVKIIEAQNFSKFIFKENFGVNESILDILNDNTLAHEVLEDIQDNNHISINKHSNPPELKIRANKFITENNILNKDEELIITVHSEKPNFEEYCLNNESYSEIKLGLDNLRQKAKHQDDIEVRSNLEANAHNTRIAIQKITGEYKRNKLLETERDFNNDFNTRVDIFKENTQALINTTILNFKNEKKYRTTNLENAIATLDFIKEGKSEYAEKTSNNDSQNLEKILATHFDKAISQFETQKTIFNNLKTVENTCNHLENVLKKNDDNIFNSSRDVLLLENHFKLGKLPDVNKYSYLKLSFLPITNITFLLILNILVIGLCLLFIGKHYLYWSAPLVLINIALILSSIKELKTKRVILENHFYERERIISNVKSTINDSFSTICDSIKYTYKNRLLKRFITIIQEERYNILQMRKYFIYHYYNTILSIQKDIDFKSNHIINVIDSNFVKSLILNVTPSSYFNDQKLVEYLEEFKKHNNDVSYKFEEPDYRDDLLTIDYNTNEKICMTIEHQNNDIEYLYDSVPNATLFNRKGNTKSINSNDIHQGEVGDCYFLAVLAGIADTMPSLIKNSIIYNKEENFYSLRFYDNDKNEVYVNIDDKLYSRDGKTDLIYAKFNQSQKDILKTWVALFEKAWAKLNGGYENIIGSSSERNVTDFGLAITGSYMQAKSLRDFNSEENLQEFLTKVRFSDKKTIITLGSLEEQTDDSNTNIVTQHAYTLQKTTKSSYTLYNPHGQNHFNDINFNFLKSNFDYLYYFTLNNSTPIRPSKKLSINKKIRLFDSDLVNIFENSDLNKRIKNLNFFDLFWSNDNSNQKKTQEIYKKSKSLISQSIINDYKKNKDIFHILMNESKAEETKEKIEKELKHTFGMNLKFTDTTNDIFSLIKIKLIIN, encoded by the coding sequence ATGAAGCCAGTTTTAATCTTTGACACTACCAAACAAGTAAAGAAGTATTGTGATATTAATTCAAATTATATTCACATCATTGATACAGATAACTTAGAAGAAACTGAGAGTAAAGTATTTGAGTGGTATGACAGTTCACAAAACTATGTTACTTGTGACAATGAATTATTGCTTGCTATCATTAATAGAGAAAATTTAGAAGATAATGAAATTACCATCATAGAAGACATTATTGGCTCTTATCTTCGCAGTAAGGAATGTAAGATTCTTTTATTCTCCTTTTTTAAAAACGAGGTAAAAGAATCTTCCACTGTTAAAATAAACAATCAAGTTACAGATACCTTTTTGTTAGGAAATGAGGATGAAAGTGGAGGATTATATAATGAAAATAATGATAAAGACAAATTTCATATTACTCAGATTTTTTTAGAGTATCTACTTGAAAACTATTCAAACTACAGTCAAATTAAACAAAATTCACCTTTAAAAGAATTCGAGAATACCTTTCATAGCTTAGGAGCTATAAAGTATTATTTATCAAAAGAAGTTCTTCAAAAAAATGCTGTAAAAATTATTGAAGCACAAAATTTTTCAAAATTTATATTCAAAGAAAACTTTGGTGTCAATGAATCAATTCTGGATATCTTAAATGATAATACATTGGCGCATGAAGTTTTAGAAGATATTCAGGATAACAACCATATCTCCATAAATAAACACTCAAATCCTCCAGAACTTAAAATTAGAGCAAATAAATTTATTACTGAAAATAATATTCTCAATAAAGATGAAGAACTAATCATAACTGTTCATAGTGAAAAGCCTAACTTTGAAGAGTATTGTTTGAATAATGAAAGTTATTCTGAAATTAAATTAGGTTTGGATAATTTACGTCAAAAAGCGAAGCACCAAGATGATATTGAAGTAAGAAGTAATCTAGAAGCAAACGCCCATAATACACGAATTGCTATACAAAAGATAACTGGTGAGTATAAAAGAAATAAACTTCTGGAAACTGAACGGGATTTTAATAATGATTTCAATACCAGAGTAGATATATTTAAAGAAAACACCCAAGCTTTAATTAATACTACCATATTAAATTTTAAAAATGAAAAAAAATACAGAACTACCAATTTAGAAAATGCAATTGCAACATTAGATTTCATTAAAGAAGGGAAGTCTGAATATGCTGAAAAAACAAGCAACAATGACAGTCAAAATCTTGAAAAAATACTTGCAACTCATTTTGACAAAGCTATTAGTCAATTTGAAACACAAAAAACTATTTTCAACAACCTTAAAACTGTAGAGAATACTTGTAATCATTTAGAAAACGTACTAAAAAAAAATGATGATAATATCTTTAATAGTTCAAGAGATGTATTACTATTGGAAAATCATTTCAAACTTGGAAAATTGCCAGATGTCAATAAATACTCGTATTTAAAACTGAGTTTCCTACCCATAACAAATATTACTTTCTTATTAATTTTAAATATACTTGTTATTGGACTGTGTTTATTATTTATTGGTAAGCACTATCTATACTGGAGTGCTCCTTTAGTACTGATTAATATCGCATTAATACTTTCTAGCATTAAAGAATTAAAAACAAAAAGAGTTATACTTGAAAATCATTTTTATGAACGTGAACGTATTATTAGCAATGTAAAATCTACTATCAATGATTCTTTTTCAACTATATGTGATAGCATCAAATACACATATAAAAACAGACTCTTGAAAAGGTTTATTACTATTATACAAGAAGAGCGATACAATATTTTACAAATGCGTAAATATTTTATTTATCATTATTACAATACTATATTATCAATTCAAAAAGATATTGATTTCAAATCAAATCATATCATAAATGTTATTGATTCAAATTTTGTAAAATCACTTATTCTAAATGTAACTCCTTCTTCTTATTTCAATGACCAAAAATTAGTAGAATATCTAGAGGAATTCAAAAAACATAACAATGATGTATCATATAAATTTGAAGAACCTGATTATAGAGACGACTTATTAACTATAGATTATAATACTAATGAAAAAATTTGTATGACAATTGAACATCAAAATAATGATATTGAATACTTATATGATTCAGTTCCAAATGCTACTCTTTTCAATAGAAAAGGAAATACAAAATCAATAAATAGTAATGACATCCACCAAGGAGAAGTCGGTGACTGTTATTTCTTAGCTGTGTTAGCAGGTATTGCTGATACAATGCCAAGCCTAATCAAAAACAGCATCATTTATAACAAAGAAGAAAATTTCTATTCATTACGCTTTTATGACAATGATAAAAATGAAGTGTATGTTAATATTGATGATAAGTTATATTCACGAGATGGTAAAACTGATTTGATATATGCTAAATTCAATCAATCACAAAAAGATATTTTGAAAACATGGGTAGCTTTATTTGAAAAAGCTTGGGCAAAACTAAATGGAGGTTACGAAAATATAATTGGTAGCTCTAGTGAAAGAAATGTAACAGATTTTGGGTTAGCAATTACTGGTAGTTATATGCAGGCTAAAAGTCTAAGAGACTTTAATTCAGAAGAAAATTTACAGGAGTTTTTAACTAAAGTTAGATTTTCAGATAAGAAGACGATAATTACATTAGGGTCTTTAGAAGAGCAAACAGATGATAGTAATACCAACATTGTAACACAACATGCATACACCTTACAGAAAACCACCAAGTCAAGCTACACATTATATAACCCACATGGACAAAACCATTTTAATGACATCAACTTTAATTTTCTAAAAAGTAACTTTGATTATTTATATTACTTTACACTAAATAACTCAACACCTATAAGACCTTCAAAAAAATTATCTATTAATAAAAAAATTCGCTTATTTGATAGTGACTTAGTAAACATCTTTGAAAATTCTGATTTAAATAAAAGAATAAAAAACTTAAATTTCTTTGATTTATTTTGGAGTAATGATAACTCAAACCAAAAGAAAACACAAGAGATTTATAAAAAGTCAAAATCATTGATCTCACAAAGCATTATAAATGATTACAAGAAAAATAAAGATATATTTCACATATTAATGAATGAAAGTAAGGCTGAAGAAACTAAGGAAAAGATAGAAAAAGAGTTGAAACATACATTTGGTATGAACTTGAAATTCACAGATACGACTAATGATATATTTTCTCTTATAAAAATTAAGCTAATAATTAACTGA
- a CDS encoding RidA family protein — translation MEKKVTPRGAYPHTKRVGDFIFVSGTSSRRPDNSIAGVDIIDEMGTKHLNIATQTREVLKNIDKNLQSVGASLADVVDVTSFLVNMNDFAGYNAAYGEFFEKETGPTRTTVAVHQLPHPDLVVEIKVVAYKKQ, via the coding sequence ATGGAAAAAAAAGTAACACCAAGAGGCGCGTATCCACATACCAAACGTGTGGGCGACTTTATATTTGTATCAGGAACCAGTTCGCGACGACCTGATAATAGCATTGCTGGTGTAGATATCATTGACGAAATGGGCACGAAACATCTAAACATTGCCACACAAACTCGAGAAGTCTTGAAAAATATTGACAAAAATTTGCAAAGTGTAGGCGCAAGTCTGGCAGATGTCGTAGATGTCACTTCGTTTCTAGTCAATATGAACGATTTTGCAGGCTACAACGCCGCGTACGGAGAATTCTTCGAAAAAGAAACAGGTCCAACCCGAACGACAGTGGCAGTACATCAATTACCACATCCAGATTTGGTGGTTGAAATCAAAGTAGTAGCCTATAAAAAACAATAA
- a CDS encoding tubulin-like doman-containing protein, producing MKGYNLFIGLGGTGYDVLINIKEKLYEEYGQTQFDEIKYLYFDSDKDNISKQHLVENKGGEKININFRSSEFINISAGNTNMHEFIEVNPDVKEFSNSYGKEYNNYVGESFPRNGAGQIRMVGKLYLRKEYKEIISKIDQALKHLKSIQTVRNSAQENANLSLGGSAFNIFIFGSLAGGTGSGTCIDLPFLIQKNKSGIPVNDLNIWGYFADYSFFNGVPFSQNIRPNTFGALSELEYWKVHHRNSDFLPFEYTQAPEKYYDHIYIMQNSTKRGILNYDNMIDVASDAAISLINQNTQSAQSNSNQFSYTMQGKKRTLSSFGVSSIQLNRDRVIEYFVKKQLSRQIDYFLSPVKNTIDINDKVKNFINENNLNEGIGEVSKSINQLIEKLCPLDEDAHKELKEISFGSVETGKDVDKQIIIKKNRFVDTLIETTGNIIKENDDRNEIAKKLRVLKDTFLQQHGGIAIAKNFFRNITSQCNLMKQELVTEISVHKNNRERIESELNQLKNKMPNMKTLVRRIDKKAQEAAIKFYIKKTSDLNTDNYYSLSKEIIEIKRKEAAIKYYNFLIEVIGEFYRVEDDYTYGNLSILDRKLKDINDTVATSLQQAETQGEQGNIVSGNTVLINNRIIKLLHSQLEQETFEGQTPLLNITSIEDDLLTNESIFTIINTLIKSIYEHFKEKYTTDDGSLYYALFNENEYSIERIIIKFLSEQDIQSIFSVVQVNNQFLWQYSGVKDFPTDTGETQSTDTPLIVFFKDIKKQIENIPLKEEEYLFNELQTNLFGIFSGRSDITEVDNDNPNKIVFYLQEDKIPMFKLHNMEDMYTTFMNRNTHENSHFYTDNRIYNLNYTIMPSKADTKKWWTIACVMKLVNKSTKGYTILTVNSNSLEGTEVLVKSTQGRKDRRQAYNSFSNTESYAEEVEEHYIREVDENKQRVQTIFKEYASKIYDRKNTGKEKGSLTPEEISLLKEELQIVVTIAVDDLDINKSNLVCDNLTLRQINSILRKS from the coding sequence ATGAAAGGATATAATTTATTCATCGGTTTGGGAGGAACTGGATACGATGTATTAATTAATATTAAAGAAAAACTTTATGAGGAATATGGTCAAACACAATTTGACGAAATTAAATATCTGTATTTTGATTCTGATAAAGATAATATTTCTAAACAACATCTAGTTGAGAACAAAGGTGGAGAAAAAATCAATATCAATTTTAGAAGTTCTGAATTTATTAACATTTCTGCAGGTAATACCAATATGCATGAATTTATAGAAGTAAATCCAGATGTAAAGGAATTTAGTAATAGTTATGGTAAGGAATATAATAATTATGTAGGGGAATCATTTCCTAGAAATGGTGCAGGACAAATACGTATGGTTGGAAAATTGTATTTACGAAAAGAATACAAAGAAATCATATCAAAAATAGATCAAGCTTTAAAGCATTTAAAAAGTATACAAACTGTTAGGAACAGTGCTCAAGAAAATGCAAATTTAAGTTTGGGCGGTTCTGCATTTAACATTTTTATATTTGGATCACTGGCAGGTGGAACAGGAAGCGGCACTTGTATTGACTTACCTTTCTTGATACAAAAAAATAAATCAGGGATACCTGTGAATGATCTTAATATTTGGGGATATTTTGCCGATTATAGTTTTTTTAACGGAGTACCTTTCTCACAAAATATACGTCCAAATACTTTTGGAGCTTTATCAGAACTTGAATATTGGAAAGTTCATCATAGAAATAGTGATTTTTTACCATTTGAATATACGCAGGCTCCTGAAAAATATTATGATCATATTTATATAATGCAAAATAGCACTAAAAGAGGTATTCTAAATTATGATAATATGATTGACGTTGCTTCAGATGCTGCGATTTCATTAATAAATCAAAATACGCAATCTGCACAATCAAATAGCAACCAATTCTCTTACACAATGCAAGGAAAAAAAAGAACTTTATCAAGTTTTGGCGTTTCTAGCATTCAACTAAATAGAGATAGGGTCATAGAATATTTCGTTAAAAAACAGCTTTCTAGACAAATCGATTACTTCTTGAGTCCTGTAAAAAATACAATTGATATTAATGACAAAGTTAAAAATTTCATTAATGAAAATAATTTAAATGAAGGTATTGGAGAGGTGTCGAAGTCTATCAATCAACTTATAGAGAAATTATGCCCGTTAGATGAAGATGCTCACAAAGAGCTAAAAGAAATAAGTTTTGGAAGCGTGGAAACTGGAAAAGACGTAGATAAGCAAATTATTATCAAAAAAAATAGGTTCGTTGATACGCTTATAGAAACTACTGGAAATATTATTAAAGAAAATGATGATCGAAATGAAATTGCCAAAAAATTACGGGTACTAAAAGATACTTTTTTACAACAACATGGAGGAATAGCGATCGCAAAAAACTTTTTTAGAAATATCACTTCTCAATGCAATTTAATGAAGCAAGAACTAGTGACAGAAATATCGGTTCATAAGAATAATAGAGAACGTATCGAGTCTGAATTAAATCAACTTAAAAATAAAATGCCCAATATGAAAACTCTTGTTAGGCGCATTGATAAAAAAGCGCAAGAAGCAGCAATTAAGTTTTATATAAAAAAAACAAGTGATTTAAATACAGATAACTATTATAGTTTATCAAAAGAAATTATAGAAATAAAAAGAAAAGAAGCGGCTATTAAATACTATAATTTTTTAATTGAAGTCATTGGGGAGTTTTATAGAGTTGAAGATGATTACACATACGGGAACTTGTCTATTCTAGATCGTAAATTAAAAGATATTAATGATACAGTTGCAACTTCTCTCCAACAGGCAGAAACACAAGGTGAGCAAGGAAACATTGTCTCTGGCAACACAGTTTTAATCAACAACAGAATTATTAAATTATTACACTCTCAACTTGAACAAGAAACTTTTGAAGGGCAAACTCCTTTATTAAATATTACTAGTATTGAAGATGATTTATTGACAAATGAAAGTATATTTACTATTATAAATACTCTTATAAAGTCAATTTATGAGCATTTTAAAGAAAAATACACCACAGACGATGGCTCCCTTTATTATGCTTTATTCAATGAAAATGAATACTCCATAGAAAGAATTATTATCAAGTTTTTATCAGAGCAAGATATTCAATCTATTTTTAGTGTTGTTCAGGTAAACAATCAATTCTTGTGGCAATACAGTGGTGTAAAAGATTTCCCAACTGATACTGGTGAAACTCAGAGTACTGACACGCCTTTAATTGTTTTCTTTAAAGACATCAAAAAACAAATTGAAAATATTCCTTTAAAAGAAGAAGAATACTTATTCAATGAGCTACAAACAAATTTATTCGGTATTTTTAGTGGGCGAAGTGATATAACAGAAGTTGATAATGATAATCCAAATAAAATTGTTTTCTATTTACAAGAAGATAAGATTCCAATGTTTAAACTTCATAATATGGAGGATATGTATACTACCTTTATGAACAGGAATACGCATGAAAATTCACATTTTTACACCGATAATCGTATTTATAATTTGAATTACACTATCATGCCTTCTAAAGCTGATACGAAAAAATGGTGGACTATTGCTTGTGTGATGAAATTGGTAAATAAGTCAACAAAAGGTTATACGATACTTACTGTAAATTCTAACTCTCTCGAAGGCACTGAAGTTCTTGTAAAGTCTACTCAAGGTAGAAAAGATAGAAGACAAGCTTACAATAGTTTTTCCAATACTGAAAGTTATGCTGAAGAGGTAGAAGAGCATTACATACGCGAAGTTGATGAGAATAAGCAACGTGTTCAAACAATTTTTAAAGAATATGCAAGTAAAATTTATGACAGAAAGAACACTGGAAAGGAAAAAGGCTCATTAACTCCCGAGGAAATAAGCCTTTTGAAAGAAGAATTACAAATAGTAGTCACTATAGCTGTTGATGATTTAGACATCAATAAAAGTAATTTGGTATGTGATAATTTAACGCTCAGACAAATAAATAGTATTCTTCGTAAATCATAA
- a CDS encoding GIY-YIG nuclease family protein, producing the protein MKTYYVYILKCKDDLLYVGMTNNLERRVNEHKSGFNRSCFTYQRRPVELIFHQDYNDAEQAIYFEKKIKKWSQKKKLALSEGNFDMLQILSECRNATHFKYKKNNLQ; encoded by the coding sequence ATGAAAACATACTATGTATATATTCTAAAATGTAAAGATGATTTACTGTATGTTGGAATGACGAATAATTTAGAACGAAGAGTAAATGAACATAAATCAGGATTCAATAGAAGCTGTTTTACATACCAAAGAAGACCAGTTGAATTAATATTTCATCAAGACTATAATGATGCTGAACAGGCAATATATTTTGAAAAGAAAATTAAAAAATGGAGTCAAAAAAAGAAATTAGCTTTGTCTGAAGGAAACTTTGATATGTTACAGATTCTATCAGAATGTAGAAATGCTACACATTTTAAATACAAAAAAAATAATTTACAATAG
- a CDS encoding DUF1697 domain-containing protein: MIYIAILRGINVSGSKKLPMAELRILLSKLGFENVQTYIQSGNVVFKSEEKDQKKLERQISEGIKKQYDYDVPVLIKTIAQWKTAMANNPFTKEDISKQAITFLATTPTVTDFDIDSKGDEFKIINTEVYLYCPNGFGRSKLTNNLFERKLKTQATTRNWKTIHKLLEMVEAL; this comes from the coding sequence ATGATTTACATTGCCATTTTACGTGGAATTAACGTTTCTGGAAGTAAAAAACTGCCCATGGCGGAATTGCGAATATTGCTCTCAAAGCTAGGTTTTGAAAACGTTCAAACCTATATTCAAAGTGGAAATGTAGTATTTAAATCTGAAGAAAAAGATCAAAAAAAACTAGAAAGACAAATTTCTGAAGGCATCAAAAAACAATACGATTACGACGTGCCTGTATTGATCAAAACCATCGCACAATGGAAGACTGCCATGGCAAACAATCCATTCACAAAAGAAGACATTTCCAAACAAGCGATTACCTTTTTAGCGACAACGCCCACAGTAACTGACTTTGATATTGACAGTAAAGGCGATGAATTTAAAATCATCAATACGGAAGTATATCTCTATTGTCCCAACGGTTTTGGGCGAAGCAAATTGACCAACAATCTTTTTGAACGAAAACTCAAAACACAAGCGACGACACGAAACTGGAAAACAATTCACAAGCTGTTGGAAATGGTGGAAGCACTGTGA
- a CDS encoding dienelactone hydrolase family protein translates to MSELKKEDIKQEVFDLYDDYAHNKIGRRQFVERLSLYAAGSVTVGALLSFMSPNYRTTAEVAEDDPKLESEYITYKSPKGGGDIKGLLSIPKDTKTKIPGVVVVHENRGLNPYIEDVGRRTALEGFISLAPDALSPLGGYPGNDDDGRTMQRKRDRNEMLEDFIAAFEYVKNHPQCDGNVGVVGFCFGGWISNMMAVRLSNLKAAVPFYGRQPSDEDAAKIKAPLLLQYAELDTRVNAGWEAFENVLKANDIDYEAHFYPNVNHGFHNNTTPRYDKKAATLAWKRTIDFFKEKLM, encoded by the coding sequence ATGAGCGAGCTTAAAAAGGAAGATATCAAACAAGAAGTATTTGATTTATACGACGATTATGCACATAATAAGATTGGACGCAGACAGTTTGTGGAGCGACTTTCCTTGTATGCCGCAGGAAGCGTCACAGTTGGTGCGTTGCTAAGTTTTATGTCGCCCAATTACCGAACTACCGCAGAAGTTGCAGAAGACGATCCGAAGTTAGAATCGGAGTATATTACGTACAAATCTCCCAAAGGCGGCGGCGATATTAAAGGTTTGCTTTCTATACCAAAAGATACCAAAACAAAAATTCCGGGCGTGGTTGTGGTGCATGAAAATCGCGGATTGAATCCATATATCGAGGATGTTGGACGAAGAACAGCATTGGAAGGCTTTATCAGTCTGGCACCCGACGCATTATCGCCACTCGGCGGTTATCCTGGCAACGATGATGATGGAAGAACCATGCAACGCAAACGCGATCGCAACGAAATGCTGGAAGATTTTATTGCTGCATTTGAGTACGTAAAAAATCACCCGCAATGTGATGGCAATGTCGGCGTGGTTGGCTTCTGCTTTGGCGGCTGGATTTCCAACATGATGGCAGTACGATTAAGCAACTTAAAAGCCGCAGTTCCTTTTTACGGAAGACAACCAAGCGACGAAGATGCTGCAAAAATCAAAGCACCTTTGTTATTGCAATATGCGGAATTAGATACACGCGTCAACGCAGGTTGGGAAGCTTTTGAAAACGTATTAAAAGCCAACGATATTGACTACGAAGCACATTTTTACCCAAATGTAAATCATGGTTTTCATAATAATACCACACCACGTTATGATAAAAAAGCGGCAACTTTGGCGTGGAAACGTACTATTGATTTTTTTAAGGAGAAATTGATGTGA
- a CDS encoding vWA domain-containing protein: MTKKYIIIILSFVSLNCFSQVNHYILFDITGSMIGRGTDNQGIANEDIWKKSIDLLEKQLKYFNNGDKVTLFLYGNDIYDKGTYTIDGSQEIVNNITANIIGVDEFETCTCTYYALNKVLEKIKSTNTKNTNRIYLFTDGSPTPNCNKNCSSIRYEKLKQKFDEIIRDSDYLFIYNLKPEVANLIDGENIKNIIKPFSEVTVFATPHNTTIVFNGKVHTSTQKFTFNGTGIDKFFQNNSYEVVMSNFELSYDEKTIKQKASLVRPNDSINKISLSRKPQTVKLLTANKPEVFDKEIYTGEITYTFSNGFSKDTLISDNAKLHIEILANKSKIIFNNKAEKPKVTIEFID, from the coding sequence ATGACTAAAAAATATATAATAATCATTCTTTCGTTTGTTTCTTTAAACTGTTTTAGCCAAGTAAACCACTACATTCTATTTGACATTACAGGTTCTATGATTGGACGGGGAACAGATAATCAAGGAATTGCAAATGAAGATATTTGGAAAAAATCTATTGATTTACTGGAAAAGCAATTAAAGTATTTCAATAATGGTGATAAGGTAACTTTATTCTTATACGGTAATGATATTTATGATAAAGGAACTTATACCATTGATGGCTCACAAGAAATTGTTAATAATATCACAGCAAACATAATAGGTGTAGATGAATTCGAAACTTGTACGTGCACATATTACGCTCTTAATAAAGTATTAGAAAAAATAAAAAGTACAAATACAAAAAATACAAATAGAATTTATCTATTTACAGATGGAAGCCCAACTCCAAATTGCAACAAAAATTGTAGTTCAATTCGTTATGAAAAATTAAAACAAAAATTTGATGAAATTATAAGAGATTCTGATTATTTATTCATCTACAACTTAAAACCTGAAGTAGCTAATTTAATAGATGGTGAAAACATTAAAAATATAATTAAACCATTTTCTGAAGTTACTGTTTTTGCTACTCCTCACAATACGACAATTGTTTTTAATGGAAAAGTGCATACTAGTACACAAAAATTCACTTTCAATGGAACCGGAATAGATAAATTTTTTCAAAATAATTCTTACGAAGTTGTAATGTCTAACTTTGAATTATCCTATGACGAAAAAACTATCAAGCAAAAAGCTAGTCTTGTAAGACCTAATGATAGTATCAATAAGATCTCATTATCTAGGAAACCACAGACAGTAAAACTTTTAACGGCTAATAAGCCAGAAGTTTTTGATAAAGAGATCTACACTGGGGAAATAACATACACTTTCTCTAACGGCTTTTCAAAAGATACGCTTATTAGTGATAATGCGAAATTACATATAGAAATTCTTGCAAATAAGTCAAAAATTATTTTCAACAATAAAGCAGAAAAGCCCAAAGTAACCATTGAATTTATAGACTAA